Proteins encoded in a region of the Triticum dicoccoides isolate Atlit2015 ecotype Zavitan chromosome 3A, WEW_v2.0, whole genome shotgun sequence genome:
- the LOC119269755 gene encoding 3-phosphoinositide-dependent protein kinase 1-like isoform X1, which translates to MAVGGDDDMERDFAARLRLAPSNPSSASASASASPTAASPTAGGGGIAFRAPQEQFTAADFELGKIYGVGSYSKVVRARKKDTGNVYALKIMDKKFITKENKISYVKMERIVLDQLDHPGVIRLFFTFQDTYSLYMALESCEGGELFDQIVRKGRLSEDEARFYAAEIVDILEYLHSVGLIHRDVKPENLLLTSDGHIKIADFGSVKPTVDTPIKVLPNSTNERACTFVGTAAYVPPEVLNSAPATFGNDLWALGCTLFQMLSGSSPFKDASEWLIFQRIIARDLRFPEFFSDEARDLIDKLLDVDPTKRPGAGPDGYASLKKHPFFRGIDWKNIRKTRAPKPTVEANANEDEDNQDSDWLSHMGSAHANQNVPVGNNGAASSSEVRSHVSKLASIDSFDSRWQDFLEPGESVVLISKLKKINKLSNKKVQLILTNKPQLICVDPAKMVTKGNISWSDDPSELNVQVANSSHFRISTPKKVFVFEDAKQRAWQWKNAIEDLQHCQKN; encoded by the exons ATGGCGGTCGGCGGCGACGACGACATGGAGAGGGACTTCGCCGCCAGGCTGCGCCTCGCGCCCTCCAACCCCTCCTCAGCCTCCGCTTCCGCCTCAGCCTCCCCCACGGCGGCCTCCCCTACTGCGGGCGGGGGCGGGATCGCCTTCCGCGCGCCGCAGGAGCAGTTCACCGCCGCCGACTTCGAGCTCGGCAAGATCTACGGCGTCGGCTCCTACTCCAAG GTGGTCAGGGCCAGGAAGAAGGACACGGGCAACGTCTACGCGCTCAAGATCATGGACAAGAAGTTCATCACCAAGGAGAACAAGATCTCCTACGTCAAGATGGAGCGCATCGTGCTCGACCAGCTCGATCACCCGGGCGTCATCAGGCTCTTCTTCACCTTCCAGGACACATACTCCCTCT ACATGGCACTGGAGTCGTGCGAAGGCGGGGAGTTGTTCGACCAAATCGTACGG AAAGGCCGCCTGTCTGAGGACGAGGCACGGTTTTATGCCGCTGAAATTGTTGACATTCTGGAGTATTTGCATAGTGTAGGCCTAATTCATCGGGATGTGAAG CCAGAAAATTTACTCCTTACTTCTGATGGACACATCAAGATTGCTGATTTTGGTAGCGTGAAGCCTACTGTGGACACTCCAATCAAAGTCCTCCCAAATTCAACTA ATGAGAGGGCCTGCACATTTGTTGGAACAGCTGCATATGTACCACCAGAGGTCCTGAACTCTGCCCCAGCAACTTTTGG AAATGACTTGTGGGCATTGGGGTGCACGTTGTTTCAAATGCTTTCCGGCTCTTCGCCATTTAAGGATGCCAGTGAGTGGTTGATTTTCCAGCGAATTATTGCAAGGGATCTCAGATTTCCTGAGTTCTTTTCGGATGAAGCAAGAGATCTCATTGACAAGTTGCTG GATGTTGATCCAACCAAACGACCAGGTGCAGGACCTGATGGTTATGCTTCCTTGAAGAAGCATCCTTTCTTCAGAGGTATTGACTGGAAAAATATAAGGAAGACGCGTGCACCAAAGCCCACTGTGGAGGCAAAT GCAAATGAGGATGAGGATAATCAAGATTCAGATTGGTTGTCACACATGGGAAGTGCACATGCCAACCAAAATGTCCCTGTTGGGAATAATGGTGCTGCGTCATCTTCTGAAGTACGGTCCCATGTATCTAAATTAGCTTCCATCGACTCCTTCGACTCTAGATG GCAGGATTTCCTGGAGCCAGGTGAATCTGTAGTGTTGATATCTAAGCTGAAGAAGATTAATAAGCTATCAAATAAGAAGGTCCAGCTGATCCTCACCAACAAACCTCAGTTGATCTGTGTTGACCCTGCGAAGATGGTGACCAAGGGGAATATTAGTTGGTCTGATGATCCAAGTGAACTCAATGTACAAGTAGCCAACTCCTCGCATTTTAGGATCTCCACG CCAAAAAAGGTGTTTGTATTTGAGGATGCAAAACAGCGTGCCTGGCAATGGAAGAATGCAATTGAAGACCTCCAGCACTGCCAAAAGAACTGA
- the LOC119269755 gene encoding 3-phosphoinositide-dependent protein kinase 1-like isoform X2: MAVGGDDDMERDFAARLRLAPSNPSSASASASASPTAASPTAGGGGIAFRAPQEQFTAADFELGKIYGVGSYSKVVRARKKDTGNVYALKIMDKKFITKENKISYVKMERIVLDQLDHPGVIRLFFTFQDTYSLYMALESCEGGELFDQIVRKGRLSEDEARFYAAEIVDILEYLHSVGLIHRDVKPENLLLTSDGHIKIADFGSVKPTVDTPIKVLPNSTNERACTFVGTAAYVPPEVLNSAPATFGNDLWALGCTLFQMLSGSSPFKDASEWLIFQRIIARDLRFPEFFSDEARDLIDKLLDVDPTKRPGAGPDGYASLKKHPFFRGIDWKNIRKTRAPKPTVEANANEDEDNQDSDWLSHMGSAHANQNVPVGNNGAASSSEERKEK; encoded by the exons ATGGCGGTCGGCGGCGACGACGACATGGAGAGGGACTTCGCCGCCAGGCTGCGCCTCGCGCCCTCCAACCCCTCCTCAGCCTCCGCTTCCGCCTCAGCCTCCCCCACGGCGGCCTCCCCTACTGCGGGCGGGGGCGGGATCGCCTTCCGCGCGCCGCAGGAGCAGTTCACCGCCGCCGACTTCGAGCTCGGCAAGATCTACGGCGTCGGCTCCTACTCCAAG GTGGTCAGGGCCAGGAAGAAGGACACGGGCAACGTCTACGCGCTCAAGATCATGGACAAGAAGTTCATCACCAAGGAGAACAAGATCTCCTACGTCAAGATGGAGCGCATCGTGCTCGACCAGCTCGATCACCCGGGCGTCATCAGGCTCTTCTTCACCTTCCAGGACACATACTCCCTCT ACATGGCACTGGAGTCGTGCGAAGGCGGGGAGTTGTTCGACCAAATCGTACGG AAAGGCCGCCTGTCTGAGGACGAGGCACGGTTTTATGCCGCTGAAATTGTTGACATTCTGGAGTATTTGCATAGTGTAGGCCTAATTCATCGGGATGTGAAG CCAGAAAATTTACTCCTTACTTCTGATGGACACATCAAGATTGCTGATTTTGGTAGCGTGAAGCCTACTGTGGACACTCCAATCAAAGTCCTCCCAAATTCAACTA ATGAGAGGGCCTGCACATTTGTTGGAACAGCTGCATATGTACCACCAGAGGTCCTGAACTCTGCCCCAGCAACTTTTGG AAATGACTTGTGGGCATTGGGGTGCACGTTGTTTCAAATGCTTTCCGGCTCTTCGCCATTTAAGGATGCCAGTGAGTGGTTGATTTTCCAGCGAATTATTGCAAGGGATCTCAGATTTCCTGAGTTCTTTTCGGATGAAGCAAGAGATCTCATTGACAAGTTGCTG GATGTTGATCCAACCAAACGACCAGGTGCAGGACCTGATGGTTATGCTTCCTTGAAGAAGCATCCTTTCTTCAGAGGTATTGACTGGAAAAATATAAGGAAGACGCGTGCACCAAAGCCCACTGTGGAGGCAAAT GCAAATGAGGATGAGGATAATCAAGATTCAGATTGGTTGTCACACATGGGAAGTGCACATGCCAACCAAAATGTCCCTGTTGGGAATAATGGTGCTGCGTCATCTTCTGAA gagagaaaagaaaaatga